One window of Mesorhizobium loti R88b genomic DNA carries:
- the choV gene encoding choline ABC transporter ATP-binding protein, producing the protein MTVAVDFKNVDIVFGADQAGSLAMIDKGATRAEILEKTGNVLGCAGASLTVHEGEISVLMGLSGSGKSTLLRAVNRLNVVSRGQVLVKDGDKIVDVVTCDQATLRRLRQKQVAMVFQQFGLLPWRTVEENVGLGLELAGVPDAERKERVQRQLKLVNLDQWSNKYAHELSGGMQQRVGLARAFATEAPILLMDEPFSALDPLIRTKLQDELLQLQAQLKKTIIFVSHDLEEALKIGTHITIMEGGRIVQTGAPEDIVLRPANDYVRDFIANVNPLSVLTAWNVMRDSRDLEHGDNGWVWLDRRKTTRFKIDEHGLVAAAERDGKPAVWVSCADVEGQSEEAAQVFWANPGTSLKTVMLAMHRSQTAPVALFDDQSRFVGAIGIRDVLSAVLRR; encoded by the coding sequence CAAGAACGTCGATATCGTCTTCGGCGCCGACCAGGCCGGCTCGCTGGCGATGATCGACAAGGGTGCGACCCGCGCCGAAATCCTCGAGAAGACCGGCAATGTGCTGGGCTGCGCCGGTGCCAGCCTGACCGTGCACGAGGGCGAGATCTCGGTGCTGATGGGCCTGTCGGGCTCCGGCAAGTCGACGCTGCTGCGGGCCGTCAACCGGCTCAATGTGGTGTCGCGCGGCCAGGTGCTGGTCAAGGACGGCGACAAGATCGTCGATGTCGTCACCTGCGACCAGGCCACGTTGCGGCGCCTGCGCCAGAAGCAGGTGGCGATGGTGTTCCAGCAATTCGGCCTGCTGCCGTGGCGCACCGTGGAGGAGAATGTCGGCCTCGGCCTCGAACTCGCCGGCGTGCCGGACGCCGAGCGCAAGGAACGCGTGCAACGCCAGCTCAAGCTGGTCAATCTCGACCAATGGTCGAACAAATATGCCCATGAACTCTCGGGCGGCATGCAGCAGCGCGTCGGCCTGGCGCGTGCCTTCGCCACCGAGGCGCCGATCCTTTTGATGGACGAGCCGTTCTCGGCGCTCGACCCGCTGATCCGCACCAAGCTGCAGGATGAGTTGCTGCAACTGCAGGCGCAACTGAAGAAGACCATCATCTTCGTCAGCCACGACCTCGAGGAAGCGCTGAAGATCGGCACCCACATCACGATCATGGAAGGCGGCCGCATCGTGCAGACCGGCGCGCCGGAAGACATCGTGCTGCGGCCCGCCAACGACTATGTCCGCGACTTCATCGCCAATGTGAATCCGTTGTCGGTGCTGACCGCCTGGAACGTGATGCGCGACAGCCGCGACCTGGAGCATGGTGACAATGGCTGGGTGTGGCTCGACCGTCGCAAGACGACGCGCTTCAAGATCGACGAGCATGGCCTGGTGGCGGCTGCCGAACGCGACGGCAAGCCGGCGGTCTGGGTATCCTGCGCCGATGTCGAAGGCCAGTCTGAGGAAGCGGCGCAAGTGTTCTGGGCCAATCCCGGCACCTCGCTGAAAACCGTGATGCTGGCCATGCACCGCTCGCAGACGGCGCCCGTGGCGCTGTTCGACGATCAGTCGCGATTTGTTGGCGCTATCGGCATCAGGGATGTGCTGAGCGCGGTGTTGCGGCGGTAG
- a CDS encoding response regulator: MKSDAHILIVDDDKGIRDLLQEFFQKRGLHTSVAADGVEMEAVLRRAQVDLIVLDVMLPGKSGLELCRDLRAQYSTPIIMLTAVTETTDRVVGLEMGADDYVPKPFDPRELLARIRAVLRRNGAAEPKRATTKQIYHFAGWTMDCSRRRLTAPDDVRVELTMAEFNLLQTFVKSAQRVLTRDQLIELSGGDSDYSFDRSIDILVSRLRRKMEDDPKTPKLILTVRSGGYQFLPETTSE; the protein is encoded by the coding sequence GTGAAATCCGACGCACACATACTGATCGTCGACGACGACAAGGGCATCCGCGACCTGCTCCAGGAGTTCTTCCAGAAGCGGGGCCTGCACACGTCGGTTGCCGCCGACGGTGTCGAGATGGAGGCCGTCCTGCGCCGCGCGCAGGTGGACCTCATCGTGCTCGACGTGATGTTGCCCGGCAAGAGCGGGCTGGAACTGTGCCGCGACTTGCGCGCCCAATATTCGACGCCGATCATCATGCTGACCGCCGTCACCGAGACGACCGACCGCGTGGTCGGCCTGGAAATGGGCGCCGACGACTACGTGCCCAAACCTTTCGACCCGCGCGAACTGCTGGCGCGCATCCGCGCCGTGCTGCGGCGCAATGGTGCCGCCGAGCCGAAGCGCGCCACCACCAAGCAGATCTACCACTTCGCCGGCTGGACGATGGACTGTTCGCGGCGCCGGCTGACGGCACCCGACGATGTCAGGGTCGAACTGACCATGGCGGAGTTCAACCTGCTGCAGACCTTCGTCAAGAGCGCCCAGCGCGTGCTGACCCGCGACCAGCTCATCGAGCTTTCCGGCGGCGACAGCGACTATTCCTTCGACCGCAGCATCGACATCCTGGTCAGCCGGCTGCGGCGCAAGATGGAAGATGACCCCAAAACGCCGAAATTGATCCTGACCGTGCGCAGCGGCGGCTACCAGTTCCTGCCCGAGACGACCTCCGAATGA
- a CDS encoding ATP-binding protein: MRRLLPQTLPVWVLLIVISGLLISQVATLYIVSRDRAAANDVVDLYRLNDRAFSLVQLMSGATPEERKATAAGLFNSTYALTVSDTPAVTSSIAGDDELAELEDILVGRLSKFGVTDARVRRDPATREADDANTVSGPDIGQVERDLLVLAADFAQSDKLTASLRFADGQWLNFTEPITPVGPILSFDSLPLYALIAGLVVIMSIWSLRRLTAPYRMMETAVNRIGKDLKSPPIAESGSREVRAAARAINAMQARLREYVEDREHLAAALAHDLRTPMTRMRLRLELLRKSAVREALAHDLADVESIASSVIDFATFEVNEEKTERIDFWSLVESIADPYPEVSFDNDDTRSRGLICIARPVALKRCVTNLVQNAVTYGKKAHLSLHRSDGTITLTIRDEGPGIPQAQIDAVFGSFVRLEQSRNRQTGGLGLGLTIARNIARAAGGEIRLSNHPGGGLLTELRLPLAA; encoded by the coding sequence ATGAGACGTCTCCTGCCGCAGACCTTGCCTGTCTGGGTGCTGCTGATCGTCATTTCAGGCCTTTTGATCAGCCAGGTCGCGACCCTCTACATCGTGTCGCGCGACCGCGCCGCCGCCAACGACGTGGTCGACCTCTATCGCCTCAATGACCGCGCCTTCTCCCTGGTGCAGCTGATGAGCGGCGCCACGCCCGAGGAGCGCAAGGCGACCGCCGCGGGGCTGTTCAACTCGACTTACGCGCTCACCGTTTCAGATACGCCCGCCGTCACCTCCTCGATCGCCGGCGACGACGAACTGGCCGAACTCGAGGACATCCTCGTCGGCCGGCTGTCGAAGTTCGGCGTCACCGACGCGCGCGTGCGGCGCGATCCGGCAACGCGCGAGGCCGACGATGCCAACACAGTGTCCGGCCCCGATATCGGCCAGGTCGAGCGCGACCTTCTTGTGCTGGCCGCCGATTTCGCCCAGAGCGACAAGCTGACGGCCTCGCTGCGCTTCGCCGACGGCCAGTGGCTGAACTTCACCGAGCCGATCACGCCGGTCGGCCCGATCCTGAGCTTCGACAGCCTGCCGCTCTATGCGCTGATCGCCGGCCTGGTGGTGATCATGTCGATCTGGTCGCTGCGCCGGCTGACGGCGCCCTACCGGATGATGGAAACCGCCGTGAACAGGATCGGCAAGGACCTGAAGAGCCCGCCGATCGCCGAGTCGGGCAGCCGCGAGGTTCGCGCTGCCGCCAGAGCCATCAACGCCATGCAGGCGAGGCTGCGCGAATATGTCGAGGACCGCGAACATCTGGCCGCCGCACTCGCGCATGATTTGCGCACGCCGATGACGCGGATGCGGCTGCGGCTGGAGCTGTTGCGGAAATCGGCGGTTCGCGAGGCGTTGGCGCACGACCTCGCCGATGTCGAGAGCATCGCCAGTTCAGTGATCGATTTCGCCACCTTCGAGGTGAACGAGGAAAAGACCGAGCGCATCGACTTCTGGTCGCTCGTGGAATCGATCGCCGACCCCTATCCCGAGGTCTCGTTCGACAATGACGACACCCGTTCTCGCGGCCTGATCTGCATCGCTAGACCGGTGGCGCTCAAGCGCTGCGTCACCAATCTGGTGCAGAACGCGGTCACCTACGGCAAGAAGGCGCATCTCAGCCTGCATCGCTCGGACGGCACGATCACGCTCACCATCCGCGACGAAGGACCGGGCATACCGCAGGCGCAGATCGATGCCGTGTTCGGCTCCTTCGTGCGGCTCGAACAGTCCCGCAACCGCCAGACCGGGGGCCTTGGGCTCGGCCTCACCATCGCGCGCAACATCGCACGCGCCGCCGGCGGCGAGATCCGGCTGTCCAACCATCCGGGCGGCGGGCTGCTGACCGAGCTGCGACTGCCGCTGGCAGCTTGA